One window of Erwinia aphidicola genomic DNA carries:
- a CDS encoding response regulator transcription factor, protein MHHRHTVSISDDHPHILHSLKMLFANDSRYQVTNESLCGKELLASLANNRTDIVITDFSLGNENSTLDGFSKLRALSGRFPDVKVVLLTSLGNTAILRKACDYGVRSIVSKSDDIEETLTACHHVMMQSGLYFSSSLDYLKAEPGKNHDRGTTLTPKELEVVRLFSSGYSLAEIARRQNRTISTISTQKYNAMRRLGISSNIELIRFAYAQGLI, encoded by the coding sequence ATGCATCACAGGCACACGGTATCCATATCTGACGATCATCCGCATATATTGCATTCGTTAAAGATGTTGTTTGCTAACGACTCTCGCTATCAGGTTACCAATGAGTCTCTGTGTGGCAAAGAGCTATTAGCTTCGCTGGCCAACAATCGAACGGATATCGTCATTACTGATTTTTCTCTGGGAAACGAAAACTCGACGCTGGATGGATTTTCCAAACTGCGTGCTCTGAGTGGCCGCTTTCCTGATGTGAAGGTGGTTTTGCTGACCTCTCTGGGAAATACTGCGATTCTGAGGAAGGCATGTGATTATGGTGTAAGATCAATAGTCAGTAAGTCAGATGATATCGAAGAGACGCTCACTGCCTGCCACCATGTGATGATGCAGAGTGGGCTCTACTTTTCATCTTCGCTGGATTATCTCAAAGCTGAACCGGGTAAAAATCACGATCGGGGTACTACCCTCACGCCTAAGGAGTTAGAAGTCGTGCGGTTATTCTCTTCAGGCTATTCGCTGGCAGAAATTGCCCGGCGGCAGAACAGAACAATCAGCACTATATCTACGCAGAAGTATAATGCTATGCGGCGGCTTGGTATTTCTTCAAATATTGAACTGATACGCTTTGCCTATGCGCAAGGTTTAATCTGA